The stretch of DNA TTTAAGCCCAACTTAGGAGTAGCGTCGAAGTGGAGACATCTGTCTGGAACAGTAGTCACTTTAAATCCGTATAATACAAGAAAAGCAGCGGTAATCTAAGACTTATTTTCAAGTCCTAGTGCGCTGTTGTTTTTAAAATTAATTTTAATAAATGACGAGGCTTGAGAAAAATAAAAAAACCGCGAAAAACCTTGATTTTACAAGGCTTTTCGCGGGTTTTAGATTCCTCATCTTGGCTAGATTGAAAAATCAATTCAAACAACAATGATATAACTTAACAGATGAAGAGATGCGTAATGCTGTAAATAACATAGATCGATAAACCTGCGGTGTTACGCGGTTTTTCTCAGGACATCTTCACAAAACCCGTATTTTGTACATATGTCGGCGTACAGAGTTCGAATGATATCCAGTCTTGTTTCATCAATCAGCTAATGGCGAAGGACAAGAACATGGTCCCTTGGCTATTGATGTCAGGGTATGTAGAATCAAGCATATCGCTCGGAGAACAGGTCTCAATCTGCTCCATGATCTCAGCCATATCGTCCGGCAGGAACTTCCGCAAGAAAACATGCGTCATCGCCTGTCATTTTGAAATGGCCCGCTATGCCCGCCGCGGTCCCACTTGGCGTTTTGGTTACCTGGAGGTGCACCGCCTTTGTTGCCGACAGCATTCCTATTGCCCTACGACGCACCGCACTTACGTTGTACAACCTTCCACTGATCACGCTGCTTCCAAACGGCGACACCGATGTTCTTTAGTTTTTATATCTGGTTCTTGTCCTCTGACAGATGTGCAATTGGAGGACAATAACTTGATTCGATTTGTCCGCCACTTTTCTCTCTTATACCTTCTAGATTTTCCCTCATCGACTGCATTCGAGATGCTCAATTTACTCACCCAGGCTGGTGCTGCTTTCCTGATGCTGATCCAGTTGGCCGAGTGGTAACAGATCTCCGCCGCTAACAAAAAACATCGTCCCCTCGTCCCACTTCCTGCTACTTTGCCTGGTCGTCCCACGTTCCCTATTCTCGGAACGCTTATACCAAAAATACGTTAACGTACCATCCTCATAAACTGGCAAACATAAATCCGTACGATCATCGCCGTCATATTTTAAATCCTGCTGAAAAACATTCATCACAGTTTTAGCCACAAAGTCAACGGGGACCACATTAATTTTTGAATCAGCGGAAATTCGGACCCTTACAGATTCCGCTATCCCCTGCTTTTTTAAGTTCCAGAAAAATTTGGTCCATCCATAGAACACATCAAATTTCGAGATATAATAAAGCGGACTGTCGATCAGTCTTCCGCAAACCACACTGGGTCTCAGAATTTGATACTCTTTTTTTCTCGACAAGCAATAGTGTTCAATGAACTTCTCGGTCTGATTCTTGCAGGATTCATAAGGATTTCGAAAATGCGGTTGCTCATAGATCGTGAAATCATTGCCTACAACCCCTTCGACTATGCCGCATGAAAAAGCTGTACTAATGAAATTAAACTTGGAATCGAATGCTTCCGAGGAAATTAGCAAATTCCGAGTTCCACGCCAATTGTTGTCATGCACTTCTTTCTCAGCAGCAGAATTATTGTATAAATTAACGGAGCCGGCGCTATGGATAATAAATAGTTTGTCCTTCCTTTCCACACCTTTTTTTATTGGCTCGTCGCTATATTTCATGGGTGAGGTCTAAAGAATAGAGAAGTAGTCCAAACTGTTCCTAAGAAGATTAATAAGAGCGGATGAACAATGTGGACCTCGAAAAACAGTGAAGATCGTGTAATATTAGAGTTGTTTAATGTGGCGTTGCAGGTCGAATATCCTTGGAAACTAACCGAAATTACGTTCGATGATCACGAACAAGCTTGGCATTTATTTATGGACTTTGAACGGGGGTCCGAGTTCGTCTGTCCCTTGTGTGGAGGAACGTGCAAAGCCTATGATGCGGACAAAAAGCAGTGGCGTCATCTGGACTTCTGGGATTGGAAAACCTACATGCACGCCAGAGTACCCCGCGTTGACTGTAAGGCATGCAACAAAATAACGGAAGGGCCGGTAAAATGGTCTAGCCCAGGGGCGCATTTTACATATTCTTTTGAATGACTATACTTTTAAGACTCGTGCTGAAGCTAAAAAGGCAGTGTTTGATTATATTGAGTTGTTTTATAATCGTCGCAGAACACATTCAACCAATGGTTATGTTCCACCGTGTTTGCTTGAAAATGCGGTCTAGTCTAGGTATGATCAATCTTTGAAAACGAGGGATTCTTACTGTCTACATTTTCAAGGCAAGGTCATGTTTGCATCCATATCTACTCTTCTCCTTTTTCAATTTGGCTCAAACCCGAAATTAGTGGTTGAAAATTAAACCGGGGATAAAAATGGAAAAACATCTGCAAATCCTGTATTGTTGAAAGTCCTACCCAACAACAAAGAAGGAAATGACAGATGCCACTCCAGTACCAGAACTACAACTGCATACCATGTTAATCATCAACGCCGAAGAGGTTCATCTGGAGGCTAAGCCCGTTGCTTACTAGCAACCCTGTCCCGTTTGCCAATCGGAACAAGGCGTAATCCGCAACGGACACAACGAGCCGCGGAAGATCCGGCATCTGAATCTCTTAGGCAAAAGATGCTACTTAGTGGTACCTTCTCTTCGTTTGCTTTGCTCCCATTGCCAGATTGGCTTTGTCTGGATTTACGAATTTGTAGGTCCAAAACAGCGATACAGCCATCTTTTCCGCCGGCAGACGGTAGAACAAGCACTGGGCTCCACAGCGGCTCATAGTGCAAGAATGCAAGAAGCGCCGACGAGTACGGTACAGCGGATGCATCAGGAAGCCCTTCCCACAGAAAGTGAACGCCTTTCCAAACAGGCTTGGCGCGAAGCAGGGAGTTCTTCAGGATTGGTGCTGGGGGTCGATGACTTTGCGATCAAAAAGGACATACGTACAATACGGGCATTCATAATCTTCGGGGCGAAACCCTGCTGGATGTACTGCCAGGACGCAAACTGGAGGATTTACGCACCTATGCTCGTACGCACCCTGACTTTCTAGCACTGAAGCCGAAAGCTGTCGTCATGGACTTGGCCCAGATGTACCATACGTGGATCAGCGAATGTTTTCCGGATGCGATTCGCATTGCAGATCGATTCCATGTACACGGCTATGTCATAGAAAGTGTCCAGGCTGTCCGAAAGACGGTGCAGCTCACGCTTTCGCCTCGGGCCAAAGCGATCTTGAAAAGGGATCATCGGTTACTGAATCCTCCCGGCGACAGTCTTTCTGAAAAAAGCAACATTCAGCTAAACGTCCTGCTTGCCTTCTCTCCTCTGCTACGCAAGGCTTGGGAATGGAAAGAAGCGTTTTCCCGCTGGTATGAGTATTCTCCGAATGTTCAGGCAGCAATTGCTGGCTTTCACCGTTGGCTACAACAAGGCGAAAACATCGATCATGAATCCGTTCAAAGGACCTTGAAGACGATGCGTAATTGGCAGAATGAAATCATCAATTACCATTATTGCCGTTGGACCAATGCCACAGTAGAAGGTCGGCATAATCGCATTAAAGCCTATCAACGGAGACACTATTTTACTCGCAATCACGTTTGCTACAAAGCCGGTATTTTAGTCGAATGCAATCGGCATCGCTTATCTGGCTGAAACGTTCAACCACTGATTTTTAGATTGAGCCTTCAATTTTGTGTCAAACTACTGGGTTCCATTATAATCCGACAATGTCAGCATTCTCCCCGATATACTGCGCAACCCATCCAATTGTTGGCTCTTCGAAAAATAACTTCAATGGTAACTCCACACTGAATTCACTATTTATATTTTGTGCTAACTGTATCATTATTAAGGAATTGCCACCAAGTTCAAATAAATTATCATGAATACCTATTTTATTTGTGTCAATTCTCAATAAATTAGCCCACATTTTCACAAGTTTTTTTTCCAAATATGTAGTGGGGGCTGTATACTTATTACCTGTTTTTATGCACTTATTAATTTCAGGTAAAGCATTTAT from Paenibacillus sophorae encodes:
- a CDS encoding SDR family oxidoreductase, with the protein product MKYSDEPIKKGVERKDKLFIIHSAGSVNLYNNSAAEKEVHDNNWRGTRNLLISSEAFDSKFNFISTAFSCGIVEGVVGNDFTIYEQPHFRNPYESCKNQTEKFIEHYCLSRKKEYQILRPSVVCGRLIDSPLYYISKFDVFYGWTKFFWNLKKQGIAESVRVRISADSKINVVPVDFVAKTVMNVFQQDLKYDGDDRTDLCLPVYEDGTLTYFWYKRSENRERGTTRQSSRKWDEGTMFFVSGGDLLPLGQLDQHQESSTSLGE
- a CDS encoding transposase family protein: MDFERGSEFVCPLCGGTCKAYDADKKQWRHLDFWDWKTYMHARVPRVDCKACNKITEGPVKWSSPGAHFTYSFE
- a CDS encoding IS3 family transposase, with protein sequence MNDYTFKTRAEAKKAVFDYIELFYNRRRTHSTNGYVPPCLLENAV